Sequence from the Ereboglobus luteus genome:
GCAAAGTCGCCAGCATGTCGGTGGCGATATAAACCGCGCGAGGCTGGTGAAACGCGCCGACGAGGTTTTTACCCGCCTTGAGATTGAGGCCCGTCTTGCCGCCCACGGAGCTGTCCACCATCGCGAGCAGCGTCGTCGGCACCTGCACAAAATCGATGCCGCGTTGATAAGCCGCCGCGGCGAATCCGGCCAGATCGCCAATGACACCGCCGCCGGCGGCAACAAGCACGCTGGTGCGGTCAAGCCGCTGCGCCGCCATGAAATCGAGCACGCGGCCAAACTCGCCGAGCGATTTGGTCTCCTCGCCCGGCGCGAGTTCAAACATGGGAGTGTCGCCAAAAAGAACCTTGAGCACGGGAGCCTGTGCGCGGGCGAGATTGCCATCCGTGATCACGGCCATGGAGCGACCGGCGCGGGCAAACGCCTCGACATCGGCGCGCGCGATCCCGGCGAGATCACCGCCGAAGTGAATTGGATAACTGCGTTCGCCGAGACGGACGGTCAATGAGTCAGTGGTGTCGCTCATGTTGTGTGTTCAAAAGAGTGCGTTGTTGAAAAATCGCCCAAAGTGCAACCCTCCCGCCGCCACAGCGCAACAGTTTTGAAAAATGGAAAAGCACCCACCGCGCCCTCCCGTGCAATGTCGTCACCATCAAGTGCGCCGCGCTTGGCCGCAGAGGTGATTTTTATCCGGCAGGCCCAATCAGGAGCCGCCGGTTTATTTTTTCACAGAGCGCAACAAATCCTTGCGTTTGGTGAGCCATTCCAAATTGAAACGAGCAATCGAGATATAACTGTTGTCGTGCTCGAACAGGCAAAGGATTGTTCCGTCGCCCAGCAGTGTAAGGTCAGAATACGAGCCGCGCAACGGCTCAAGCACGCGCACCACCGGCCAGGTTTTACCCTCGTCGTAACTCATGCGGAGAGTCAGGTTTTCACGGGCACGCCATGGGTTTCCCTTGTTTCTTCTCGGATTTTTGCGGCTGTCGGGATTGCAAAAAAGGATTCGGCTTTTATCCGGCGCACCGGAAAGCCTGAGCACGCTTGAAAAACAAATCGGCTGATAAAGATCATCATGCAGTTCCGCCTTCGTCCAGTTGGTGGCGCCGTCCTTGCTGTAAGCAACGCCGATTTTGAACGCGGGGATTTCCTCGTTGCGAATATACAGCCACACACCGCCATCCTCCGCGGGCACGGCAACGGTTTCGTTCATATTTTTCAGCACATCCGGCAATATGTCACCGCATTGCCAGGTCTTGCCGTGATCGTCGCTATACATGACGGTTGTCACCGAGGGGCGGTGCACGATGCCTTTGCCAGAGGGTTCAGGCGCGCCATTCGCCAGCCAAACGGGAACGATAAGACGCCCGTTCTTCAACTGAATGCCGTGCCCCGGTCCGGGCGCGATGACATTCCACTTGTAGAGCTCCTGAAAACGGGCCAGCTGGGGCGTAATATCAACCGGCTTGGTCCAAGTCTTCCCGCTGTCAGTGCTCGCCATGTGATAGATGCGCTCATAATTAACCTGGTGCAGGAAGTGCACCGTTTTTGCCGGCTCGTCCCAGATCAGCACGGGATTGTCGGCAACATTCTGGCCCCGGTCTATAAGGATGGTGAGCGGCTCCCATGTTTTTCCGCCATCGGTGCTGCGGCGCATTATCATGCGAATATCCGCCCAATCCGAAACACGGCTGCGCCCAGCGGCCACGGCCAGCACGGTGTTGTCTGGCAACGCGAGAACACAGGGAATGCGTATCGACCTGTATTCACAATCCGGCCCGGCCTCAAAGAGAATCTGGCGCTCAAACACCGCCATGCCGTCGCCCGTGCCAGCACGCGCAAATCCGGCGGACATAACAAATGCAACGACAGCCAATAATGCATATATCGGTTTCATATTTTTTATTTTGATGATTTTATTAATAGTTTCTCCAAGTCGCCAGCCTTCAGCTCAAGCTCCGGATTAAATGACTCACCTCCCGCGTATTGCAGCAAACTGTTGCGAAGCTGGCGCGCCACGGGACGCTTCGCCAGGTCCGTTGTTATATCAATGGATACAAACAGAAGGCTTCCGCGCCCCACTTTTGCCTCGAAAATATTCGCGAGCGAATGATTGCGCGCAAAATTGTCGATCACCCGGACAATCGGCGTCACGGGCAGGTTATCAATAATCACGCTCTTTGAACGCAGCGCCGGATCCCACCACTGCCAATCCGAATGCGCGGATGTCGGAAACCGTGCGAGCGCCGGATGCGCCGGATCGCACAAAATACCCATTGTGCCGGGCTGTTTCGGAAAATGAACCGGACTCCAAAAGACCGGCACAAATTTCCCGTCAATGCCGCTCAGTTGTTTTATTGGAGGATTGAACAACACTCGTTTTCCCTCCGCCAGGGCGGGCAGCGCCTCCTCCAATGTTGTTGCAAAAACCACATTATCCGGGATCCGCGCCAGGGGCTTCGGGTAGACCCAAATGTTCCAGTGGTTCTTGTAATCAGTGCCCGCAAAGCCAATCGCCAAACGCCAGCAAGCCGCTTGCCTGGACGCACTCACAGGCACTTCAATCGCACCGCAGGCAATCAGTCGCCCGGAAGGAATATTGCGCGGCCCAAACTGTCCCGAGCCAACCTCGCGGCCATTATTATCCAGCATTCGCCATTCGACGATCGCGGAGGACAAATCCCCGCCGAAATTGGACACCTCGACCTGGGCACGGATTACTTCGCCATGTTCATAAACAACCTTTGGCAGGCGAACCAGGGGCACAGTGGCATTGCAAAACTCGCGCCACTCCTTTGCCTGCATAAAGCCCTTTTCCTCCCAGAACACGTTGAGCATGCCCACAAGCGCGGTGCCCTGGCCTGGAAAATCCTGAAGCTGCAACAACTGGAACCCATCAAGCGAGGGCGTGCGCAACGAGCGTTCGATTTCCTCTTTATAAAGCAACGCCGCGAAACGCCCTGTCGCGGCCGTAAAATCAGGGGCCAGTTGCAACATGCCTTTTCTTTTCAAATCATCACGAATGGCGATGAAATTGAGCGGCGTGAGATTGCCCTTGTATTTGCCTATTTCACTCAAGTCAGGATACACCGCGTATTGTCCGACCTCGTGCGTCACCAGCGGAATATCTATATAGGAACTGACCGCGGTGTAATCTATATCAAACGCGGGAGGCACCTCGTTGAAAATCCCCTGCCCCCTCACCCAGCCGGCTTGTGTGTATTGTGTGATAAAATACTCGTCCGCCGGCTCCGGTTTTCGACCGTGCCCCTTCGCAAAAGTAAAAGTTGTCGTCGTATAAAGATGCCTCGGATCTTTTTCACGCAAACGGGAAACCAATGCGTTGTGCCGCTCAAAATCCCCGCGCAATTCGTTGCCAAGAGAAAGGAGCATAAATGACGGATGGTTGCCGTATTCCTCAACAATGCGATCCGCCTCGGCTTCCAAGTAAGCCCAACTCGCGGCATCGTGGCCCTCGCCCTTTCTAGTTTCCCACCAATGCGGCAGCTCAACCTGATAATAAAAACCCAGCTCGTCCGCCGCCTCAAATGCCGCCTTTGGCGGGCACCATGAGTGAAACCTGAAATGATTCATTCCCCACGCTTTCGCGATTCTTATAATTCTCCGCCAAGCGTTCGTGTCCGCGGGGGATATCCCGTCAGTGGAAACTCGGCGCAGTTAAGTGTTCCTCGCAAAAAAATCCGCCGCCCGTTCAACCAAAACGCTCCATCCTGAGCCGTCAGTTCCCTGAATCCAAAGGTTACCCGCACCGGATCCGCCTTTGAATTCTCCACACCCAGCTCGATTTCATATAGCGCTGGCGAAAATTCATCCCACCGTTCGATCTTCACATGCCCGGGCACTGACCATGAAATACTCTCGTTGCCACTCCCCGGCTTTATATCAATTGGGTGCGAATACCGGGCAATAATCCCGGAATCATTGCGGCGGCGCAACACGGCTTTAATATTTTGTCTTCCCGAAAAATTGTCCGAAAACAATTTTATGCTCACGTTTAATGCCCCGCCCTTTGTCGCAACTGAAACACCGTCTATGCGAACGGCATCCGTCGCATACAGGCGCAGCCCGCCCAAAACGCCATTCCACATGATTTGCGTATGATTCGTGTAGGCATGCCCCACATTCATGTTTTCCGGAAACTGGTAACGCGGAATCTTGTGACTCACATTGCTGTAGATTTCACGATTATCGATTTTCAGCGTCACCGTATGC
This genomic interval carries:
- a CDS encoding sialidase family protein; protein product: MSAGFARAGTGDGMAVFERQILFEAGPDCEYRSIRIPCVLALPDNTVLAVAAGRSRVSDWADIRMIMRRSTDGGKTWEPLTILIDRGQNVADNPVLIWDEPAKTVHFLHQVNYERIYHMASTDSGKTWTKPVDITPQLARFQELYKWNVIAPGPGHGIQLKNGRLIVPVWLANGAPEPSGKGIVHRPSVTTVMYSDDHGKTWQCGDILPDVLKNMNETVAVPAEDGGVWLYIRNEEIPAFKIGVAYSKDGATNWTKAELHDDLYQPICFSSVLRLSGAPDKSRILFCNPDSRKNPRRNKGNPWRARENLTLRMSYDEGKTWPVVRVLEPLRGSYSDLTLLGDGTILCLFEHDNSYISIARFNLEWLTKRKDLLRSVKK
- a CDS encoding sugar-binding domain-containing protein; protein product: MINKTCFLCLLFFILQPWVHGAGLSLAGDWRVSLDDPYADTVGCKWRDVRLPGTLDDASIGEPLGLTPELNFRVLTRLQRKVNYVGPAWYSREVVIPDEWAGRSIILELERVLWKSTVFVDGRECGSQESLATPHRFDLGKVLTPGKHTVTLKIDNREIYSNVSHKIPRYQFPENMNVGHAYTNHTQIMWNGVLGGLRLYATDAVRIDGVSVATKGGALNVSIKLFSDNFSGRQNIKAVLRRRNDSGIIARYSHPIDIKPGSGNESISWSVPGHVKIERWDEFSPALYEIELGVENSKADPVRVTFGFRELTAQDGAFWLNGRRIFLRGTLNCAEFPLTGYPPRTRTLGGEL